A DNA window from Plasmodium relictum strain SGS1 genome assembly, organelle: plastid:apicoplast contains the following coding sequences:
- the TUFA gene encoding elongation factor Tu, putative — translation MNNKIFIRNKQHINLGTIGHVDHGKTTLTTAISYLLNIQGLSKKYNYSDIDSAPEEKIRGITINTTHIEYETLTKHCAHIDCPGHSDYIKNMIIGATQMDVAILVISIIDGIMPQTYEHLLLIKQIGIKNIIIFLNKEDLCDDIELIDFIKLEINELLTKHNFDLNNIKILTGSALNVINIIQKNKNYELIKSNIWIQKLNNLIYEIDKIQILSRKINDYFLMPIEDVFSITGRGTVITGKIEQGCVNLNDEVEILKFEKSSIITTVIGLEMFKKQLIQAQSGDNVGILLRNVQKKDIKRGMVLTKPNKLIVNKSFISETYILTKEEGGRHKPFGIGYKPQFFIRTVDVTGEIKNIYLNNKIQKIAIPGDKITLHVELKHYIVLTLNMKFSIREGGKTIGAGIIVQIIN, via the coding sequence TATTAATTTAGGTACTATAGGTCATGTAGATCATGGTAAAACAACATTAACTACAGCTATATCTTATTTATTAAATATACAAGGATTATCAAAAAAATATAATTATTCAGATATAGATTCAGCACCAGAAGAAAAAATAAGAGGAATAACAATAAATACAACACATATAGAATATGAAACTTTAACTAAACATTGTGCTCATATAGATTGTCCAGGTCATTCGGATTATATAAAAAATATGATTATAGGAGCTACTCAAATGGATGTTGCAATTTTAGTAATATCAATAATAGATGGTATAATGCCTCAAACATATGAACATTTATTATTAATAAAGCAAATAGGAATAAAAAATATAATTATTTTTTTAAATAAAGAAGATTTATGTGATGATATTGAATTAATTGATTTTATTAAATTAGAAATTAATGAATTATTAACTAAACATAATTTTGATTTAAATAATATAAAAATATTAACTGGATCTGCTTTAAATGTAATAAATATAATACAAAAAAATAAAAATTACGAATTAATTAAATCAAATATATGGATACAAAAATTAAATAATTTAATTTATGAAATAGATAAAATACAAATATTATCTAGAAAAATAAATGATTATTTTTTAATGCCTATAGAAGATGTATTTTCAATAACAGGTAGAGGTACTGTAATTACAGGAAAAATTGAACAGGGATGTGTAAATTTAAATGATGAAGTAGAAATTTTAAAATTTGAAAAATCTTCTATTATAACTACTGTAATAGGATTAGAAATGTTTAAAAAACAATTAATACAAGCTCAATCAGGAGATAATGTAGGTATTTTATTAAGAAATGTACAAAAGAAAGATATAAAAAGAGGTATGGTTTTAACAAAACCTAATAAATTAATAGTTAATAAATCTTTTATTTCTGAAACTTATATTTTAACAAAAGAAGAAGGAGGACGTCATAAACCTTTTGGTATAGGATATAAACCTCAATTTTTTATTCGTACAGTAGATGTAACTGGAGAAATAAAAAATATATATTTAAATAATAAAATTCAAAAAATAGCTATACCTGGTGATAAAATAACTTTACATGTAGAATTAAAACATTATATTGTATTAACTTTAAATATGAAATTTTCAATAAGAGAGGGTGGAAAAACTATAGGGGCAGGTATTATAGTACAAATTATAAATTAA
- the ORF78 gene encoding probable protein, unknown function — translation MIKNNNLLNKILEKKIFRIFKYFNIYYYRLFIWIYIIILVFILINKKKYLIYIKYKYLINFLFIILLLNKCQKSDLN, via the coding sequence ATGATAAAGAATAATAATTTATTAAATAAAATTTTAGAAAAAAAAATATTTAGAATTTTTAAATATTTTAATATATATTATTATCGTTTATTTATTTGGATTTATATAATTATTTTAGTATTTATTTTAATAAATAAAAAAAAATATTTAATATATATTAAATATAAATATTTAATAAATTTTTTATTTATAATTTTATTATTAAATAAATGTCAAAAATCAGATTTGAACTGA
- the ORF105 gene encoding hypothetical protein, translating to MIFNFYSKLKKNFLLKKFKNIQIKKYKINKNIYIKKLNILLKSKNSNLFIYNIINYNYKNIKLLYIIINKYNLFLFKIIHFWYTLLYYKINHNYINIIKIIFTYF from the coding sequence ATGATATTTAATTTTTATTCTAAATTAAAAAAAAATTTTTTATTAAAAAAATTTAAAAATATACAAATAAAAAAATATAAAATTAATAAAAATATATATATAAAAAAATTAAATATTTTATTAAAAAGTAAAAATTCAAATTTATTTATTTATAATATAATAAATTATAATTATAAAAATATAAAATTATTATATATAATAATTAATAAATATAATCTATTTTTATTTAAAATAATACATTTTTGGTATACATTATTATACTATAAAATAAATCATAATTATATAAATATAATAAAAATAATATTTACATATTTTTAA
- the CLP gene encoding molecular chaperone, putative has product MILNNIYCTKELIIIFIKAEYLALKYNNYFIMPIHLILSLLLTNNLCTKLLQINKNLINKKLIKFLLNKYKYINKNIINTIYSNKIINILKTLNNFNFKINSFSLLLILLNENNSDINYLLKYLNINFKNLYLTYINNNIFPKIIKEKLNEIFHNNLNNIYKSNINFYKKQYIQLLQILNLKIKKHIILLGDEKNILSFIQLFIKNINNKIVPIYLQYTEVWILKDFLNYDIQYLISKILNISKFFINNKYKLILIIKNIELFYIENNDNKINNKLNYLYLLLEKINKYNIHIIIITDKNKYNYYFKDNIKNLFFYNIEIKELSILQTFLIIKNNINYHKININNYFIYELINLSKKYIKESILPITPLIIFENLYSKKYLITHKIKYLNLNYLFTKKINLYNNKLTIEDIKNSIADYLNISKIKLFKNNKITIQDFKKLEINLYKNIHGQNHIFNKILPSIKQNLLGLKSKNKPIGSWILCGPSGTGKTELAKILAKQLFGSETELIRFDMSEYMEKHSISRLIGSPPGYIGYSEGGQLTEQVYKKPYTIILFDEIEKAHPDIYNIMLQILDEGRLTDTTGKLIDFTNTIILLTSNLGCPKNYDMYLKNKNYLSNFDLEQINKNIKLSINNYFKPELLNRLTNILIFNPLNINNLLLIFNKFIQELKIKLNLNKININICIHNKIKYILTKISYNPLYGARPLKRILELIFDKSISDLLLIYNKHYFLQNKYILYYYLNKYYNLSYNIYLS; this is encoded by the coding sequence ATGATATTAAATAATATTTATTGTACTAAAGAATTAATAATAATTTTTATTAAAGCAGAATATTTAGCATTAAAATATAATAATTATTTTATAATGCCTATTCATTTAATATTAAGTTTATTATTAACAAATAATTTATGTACAAAATTATTGCAAATAAATAAAAATTTAATAAATAAAAAATTAATAAAATTTTTATTAAATAAATATAAATATATTAATAAAAATATTATAAATACAATTTATTCTAATAAAATTATTAATATATTAAAAACATTAAATAATTTTAATTTTAAAATAAATTCTTTTAGTTTATTACTAATATTATTAAATGAAAATAATTCAGATATAAATTATTTATTAAAATATTTAAATATAAATTTTAAAAATTTATATTTAACTTATATAAATAACAATATATTCCCTAAAATAATAAAAGAAAAATTAAATGAAATTTTTCATAATAATTTAAATAATATATATAAATCTAATATAAATTTTTATAAAAAACAATATATACAATTATTGCAAATTTTAAATTTAAAAATTAAAAAACACATAATATTATTAGGAGATGAAAAAAATATATTATCATTTATTCAATTATTTATAAAAAATATAAATAATAAAATAGTTCCTATATATTTACAATATACTGAAGTATGGATATTAAAAGATTTTTTAAATTATGATATTCAATATTTAATATCTAAAATATTAAATATATCTAAATTTTTTATAAATAATAAATATAAATTAATTTTAATTATAAAAAATATTGAATTATTTTATATAGAAAATAATGATAATAAAATAAATAATAAATTAAATTATTTATATTTATTATTAGAAAAAATAAATAAATATAATATACATATTATAATTATTACAGATAAAAATAAATATAATTATTATTTTAAAGATAATATAAAAAATTTATTCTTTTATAATATTGAAATAAAAGAATTATCTATTTTACAAACATTTTTAATAATAAAAAATAATATAAATTATCATAAAATAAATATTAATAATTATTTTATATATGAATTAATAAATTTAAGTAAAAAATATATAAAAGAATCTATTTTACCTATAACACCTTTAATTATATTTGAAAATTTATATTCAAAAAAATATTTAATAACACATAAAATTAAATATTTAAATTTAAATTATTTATTTACTAAAAAAATAAATTTATATAATAATAAATTAACAATAGAAGATATTAAAAATTCAATAGCTGATTATTTAAATATATCAAAAATAAAATTATTTAAAAATAATAAAATAACTATACAAGATTTTAAAAAATTAGAAATTAATTTATATAAAAATATACATGGTCAAAATCATATATTTAATAAAATTTTACCTTCTATAAAACAAAATTTATTAGGATTAAAATCTAAAAATAAACCAATTGGTAGTTGGATTTTATGTGGACCAAGTGGAACAGGTAAAACTGAATTAGCAAAAATATTAGCCAAACAATTATTTGGTTCAGAAACAGAATTAATAAGATTTGATATGAGTGAATATATGGAAAAACATTCTATCTCTAGATTAATTGGTTCTCCACCAGGTTATATAGGTTATTCAGAAGGAGGACAATTAACAGAACAAGTATATAAAAAACCATATACAATAATTTTATTTGATGAAATTGAAAAAGCTCATCCTGATATATATAATATAATGTTACAAATATTAGATGAAGGTAGATTAACTGATACTACTGGTAAATTAATAGATTTTACAAATACTATAATTTTATTAACTAGTAACTTAGGATGCCCTAAAAATTATGATATGTATTTAAAAAATAAAAATTATTTATCAAATTTTGATTTAGAACAAATAAATAAAAATATAAAATTAAGTATTAATAATTATTTTAAACCAGAATTATTAAATAGATTAACTAATATATTAATTTTTAATCCTTTAAATATAAATAATTTATTATTAATTTTTAATAAATTTATACAAGAATTAAAAATAAAATTAAATCTAAATAAAATAAATATTAATATATGTATACATAATAAAATTAAATATATCTTAACTAAAATATCATATAATCCTTTATATGGAGCTCGTCCTTTAAAAAGAATATTAGAATTAATATTTGATAAATCTATAAGTGATTTATTATTAATTTATAATAAACATTATTTTTTACAAAATAAATATATATTATATTATTATTTAAATAAATATTATAATTTAAGTTATAATATTTATTTATCATAA
- the ORF129 gene encoding probable protein, unknown function, with product MIILYKYKFLIKNNKINLNSILNLKFKMYNINIQILNNKILEYINKYKINLFIIYIYSDKTFKILYNYTIFYLYKKFNKLNIKIFIYKILLYKKIQLFYYNIYQLIYIIYNNVKKYFKKNKNK from the coding sequence ATGATTATTTTATATAAATATAAATTTTTAATAAAAAATAATAAAATAAATTTAAATTCAATTTTAAATTTGAAATTTAAAATGTATAATATTAATATACAAATATTAAATAATAAAATATTAGAATATATTAATAAATATAAAATAAATTTATTTATAATTTATATTTATTCTGATAAAACTTTTAAAATTTTATATAATTATACTATATTTTATTTATATAAAAAATTTAATAAATTAAATATAAAAATTTTCATATATAAAATATTATTATATAAAAAAATACAATTATTTTATTATAATATATATCAATTAATATATATTATATATAATAATGTAAAAAAATATTTTAAAAAAAATAAAAATAAATAA
- the RPS2 gene encoding apicoplast ribosomal protein S2, putative, which yields MFITFKDLLKSKIYIGNNINNIHINNYKFIYKIKYNNCILNFTLIAIYLYKLYLYIYNIFFINKKILFINNNNLISNFIIKICNLTKNYYINKWIPGLLTNWYIFKKKIIIFLWLHIILNNKYFINILSRKCINILNIIYNKLYLKFIGIKFMFNLPRYIFLTNYTNNLILKEILKLKLILISFINLSLDSSNINIKILGNYNNYNSLKLIYKIIYTSIIHSKIKNM from the coding sequence ATGTTTATTACTTTTAAAGATTTATTAAAATCTAAAATTTATATAGGAAATAATATTAATAATATACATATAAATAATTATAAATTTATTTATAAAATTAAGTATAATAATTGTATATTAAATTTTACTTTAATAGCTATATATTTATATAAATTATATTTATATATTTATAATATATTTTTTATAAATAAAAAAATTTTATTTATAAATAATAATAATTTAATATCAAATTTTATAATTAAAATATGTAATTTAACAAAAAATTATTATATTAATAAATGGATACCTGGATTATTGACTAATTGGTATATATTTAAGAAAAAAATTATAATTTTTTTATGGTTACATATTATATTAAATAATAAATATTTTATTAATATATTATCTAGAAAATGTATTAATATTTTAAATATTATTTATAATAAATTATATTTAAAATTTATAGGTATTAAATTTATGTTTAATTTACCTAGATATATATTTTTGACAAATTATACTAATAATTTAATTTTAAAAGAAATTTTAAAATTAAAATTAATTTTAATAAGTTTTATAAATTTAAGTTTAGATTCAAGTAATATAAATATTAAAATATTAGGTAATTATAATAATTATAACTCTTTAAAATTAATATATAAAATAATATATACATCAATTATTCATAGTAAAATTAAAAATATGTAA